Part of the Leptospira langatensis genome is shown below.
CAGAATTGACAGAGAGAAGGGTTCGATCGTCCGAAAAGGAGAGGTATTAGGAATGATCCGGAGGGAAGTTTCCGAGTGAAATTGGTCCATATATCGGACCTGCATTTTCCCGTACCACTTCCTTTCTCTAGTTTGAAGGGAAAGATGATCCCGGGTTATTTAAACTATACCTTTAGGCGTAGAAAAAAATACCCGATCTCCCTTTGGCATGCAATCGTTCGAAAAATAGAAGAAGTGCATCCGGATGCAGTCGTGATCTCCGGAGATATCACAAACGTTTCTCATATCAGAGAATACAATCGATCCTTGGAGATCCTGAAACCGGTCTTGAACGAAAAGACTTTCATGATCCCAGGAAACCATGATCGATACACCAAACAGGCCACATACGGAAAAGAACTCCCTTATTATGAAAAATTCTTCTCCACTTGGATGGGAGAAGAAGTGACCGAACCAAGAGGATATCTAAGAGCTAAAAAAATAGGTAATCTTGCGCTCGTTGGCTGGGACTCTAATATGCCTCTCTCCGTATTGAATGCATACGGATATGTATCGGAAGAAGTGGTGCATTCCACGTTGGAATACTTGGAAAGGGAGAAGATAGATCATTACTTTCTCATTTGCCATCATCCCATTTGGAACCCTCCGGAGAGACAAGAGAGCCCAGGGCATAGAATGAGAAATCGCGAAAAGATAGCGACTCTTCTCAAAAAAAGACCGCCGATCGCGTATCTTCACGGACATGTGCATACGAACTGGGTCAAGGCCCCTGGACCGGACAAACCGTTTTATGTGGTGAATTCCGCATCCAGCACAAGGATCGCAGATCCAAAACACGAAAGCGGATTTCATATCCTGGACTGGAATGGAAAAGAATTAGATATACAGAGATTCACCTTCTCCTTGGAAAAAGGGGAATTTATCCTAGCAAACACGATCTTATACGAAGAAGAAAAGGAAACAGATGGCCGGTAAAATCCAACCCATAGACATTCAAAGAGAATTAACCAAGATCAAACATCCGGAACTAAAAAAGGACATCGTGTCCTTAGGAATGATCGGATCCTTGGAGATCGGCGAAGAAGAAACGAATATCCTAGTCAAGACCCCAAGCCAGGACAGAAGGGTCCAGATCGGTTTGGAAGCTCAGATCCGCCAGACCCTTTCCAAGAAAGAAGGGGTCGGCAAGATCAAGATCAAATTCGAAGTAGATCCAAAAATGACCCTGGACGATTCGAATAAGATCTTGGGAGTGAAGAAGGTAATCGCGATCGGTTCCGGAAAAGGTGGGGTCGGAAAATCCACAGTCACAGTGAATCTAGCGGCGGCAGCGGCAGCTCTCGGCTATAAAGTGGGAGTCTTGGATGCGGATATCTACGGACCTTCTATCGGAAAAATGTTCGGCGTGAACGGAAAGGTAGCCTTAAAAGCAGAAGAGGATAAGATCTATCCTTTAGAAAAAGACGGACTCAAGATCATCTCCTTCTCCTTCTTGATAGAAGAAAAACAGCCTGTTGTTTGGAGAGGTCCTATGCTTGGAAAAGCGGTGGAGCAATTCTTGTACGATATCGTCTGGGGAGAATTAGATTTTCTTTTTATAGATCTTCCACCTGGAACGGGTGACGTGCAACTCTCCCTAGCACAGCTCATAGATTTAGACGGCGCAGTTCTAGTAACGACTCCGCAATCCGTCGCACTTTTAGATGCAAATCGCGCGGCTTCCATGTTCCAACAAGTAAAAGTACCTATCCTAGGTGTAGTAGAGAACATGAGCGAATTTGTGTGTCCAAATTGTGGCCATGCTTCCGCAATTTTTTCGAAGGGCGGAGGTCAAAAATTAGCGGATTCTTCCGATACAAGATTTCTGGGAGGAGTCCCACTTACGATGGATGTGATGAGCGCCGGCGAATCTGGAAAACCTTTGGTTTTCCAAGAACCGGATGGAATTATTGCAAAATCCTATAAAAACATACTCCAAAACCTCGCTGAAGAGATAAAAAAGTGGGAATAATTTACCGAGCACAGTCAGTTAGTACAGAGGGAGGAAGACCGTGAAGTTCGAGAAAGGCACAGAAAAGAATCCATCCGGAAACCTCATAGTATATTGCAATGTCGTTGGAGAAAATCCGCTTTTTCCGGGCGGTAAGATCATCGCTTCCAACGTCGTGGTAAGTTTTCTCAGAATCGGAGAGAACTTTCCTGTAGTAACTTTTCCTCCAGTATCCCTTGATAGCTATGAAGATCTAAAAAGGATCATCACAGACCATTACGACAAGTACGACGTGGTCAAGATCAAGGACTTCGAAATGCCAGCCGGCCAAGAAGATTCGAATTCTTATATCAAAGAAAGAATGGATCATTTCGAGAACGTAGTGATCCGCTATGTAGAGCTTTGTAAGAATAGAGAAGGAAACAATTTCTCAGAACCGGAAAAAGAACCGGAAGGCGTGAGAGATTATCTGGATGCACTCGCGAATCTTTCCTTAAAAGTAAGGCGCTCGAGTGGGATCGCAAGAGAGGCCTCTTTGCTCCATATGGAGAGGTTGGTAGAAACCTTCTCCGGAAAGCACCCTGAGTTCGATCTTCATAATTTCCGTAAAGCATTGGAAATTCCTGGCCAAACAGGAGAAGATCTCGTAGGGCTTTATCTGCAAAAATTCAACGCGATCTCTTATGAGAGATACGAAGACGCTTCGGATCTAAACAAGAAGATCCAAGCGATCGAATCCGTACCTTGATCGTAAGAACAACCTTTGTTGAATAAAAAGGCGGGAACCAAACCCGCCTTTTTAATTTACATGTTTAGCAATTCCTGAACTTCAATCCGTATTCGGTTCCGCTAACCATCGCGGATAGAGATCGATCTCTTTTCCAAGTAAACGAAAGATGCGAGTCGCCATAAAATCTCCCAGGTCTTCTAGGCTGTTCGGCATCTGATAGAACCCAGGAGAGGCCGGAGCGATGATCGCTCCTGCGTCGTGTAGAGAAAGCATATTCTCCAAATGGATCCTGTTATAGGGAGTTTCTCTCGGGACCAGGATCAATCTTCTTCTTTCTTTGAGAGTTACGTCAGCCGCTCTTTCAATCAGATTCTCTGTGATCCCTGTACGGATAGAAGCGATCGTTTTCATAGAGCAGGGAACAACCACCATTCCATCCCAAATATTCGAACCGGAAGCGATATCGCATCCTATATCTTCGTATTTTCTGAAATGGAATTTATGCACCTGTTTTGGCTTCCATTTCTCTCGGATGAAGTCCAAGACCTGATCTCCGGTTTCCACCTTGGTAGAAAACTCTTCTTTAAAAACACGGATAGAAGCTGGGCTAGGAACAAACCAGGTCTCTCCCGGAATTTCCATGAGCGCTTTTAAAAAGCGTGCGGCATAAATAGAACCACTCGCACCCGCCATGGCAACCACCAGTCGAATGCGATCTTTAGAGTCCATTAAATAGAACCTTGTCGAAGTAATTGGATCAGATCTTGTCCTTTCTCTAGAAGAATTCCGAGAAAGATCACAATGGAGATCCAGGAATGGATCTGATAGAACAAAGGAGGAAAATTCCCATCCTTACTCTTATAGGCAATGGATTGCTCCCAAGTCAGAAAAGCAACTATTAGAAGCCAGAATGCCCAAAAGATCCCATGTAAGCCCGCATACCATGCCGCAAGTCCCAAAAGAACAGCAGAGAGTATATGAGAAATTCTTGATATAATGATGGATATCTTTTCCCCAAAGTGGGCAGGCACTGAATGGAGTCCTTCTTTCCGATCAAATTCTCGATCCTGTAAGGCGTATAGGATATCGAAGCCGGCCAAATTAAAAGCTAGTCCCAGAGTCCAAAGACCTGCCATCCAGGAAAATTCCTCTCGGATCGCGATCCAAGTGGCAAGGGGAGCGAGCCCTATCGTAACTCCCAGATAGAAATGGCAGAGGAATGTAAACCGCTTTGTATAAGAATAGGTGAATAAAAGAAAGAGAGTAGGAAAAGAAAGATAGAAGGAAAGATCATTTAAGAACCAACTCCCCAGAAAAAACAAGAGAGAGGATCCGACGATGAAAATGCCCGCCATCAGGTCCGAGATCTGGCCACTCGGGATCTCCCGATTGGCAGTCCTCGGATTTTTGGCATCGAAGCGTTTGTCTGCCCAACGATTGAATCCCATGGCCGCACTTCTTGCGCCTACCATGCAGATCAGGATCCAGAAGAGCTTTAGGCCGAGCACAGAAAGAGGCAGACTCGGTTTCTGCAACACAGCTAACACGAATGCGATCCCCGCAAAAGGAAGCGCGAACAGAGTATGTGAAAATTTAATAAAACGACCGTATTTAGCAAACGCTGCTAATGTAGAAGAAGCCATCTCAAGAAAGCATGAAAGAAAGGGCAAAACTTAAGAAAGCAGATTTTTTAAGACCAAAACGAAAATGGATGATTTTTTGCCCTCCCGAGTAAATCCTCGTTTCAAATGGTTCCTACAGCGGATTTAAAACCGGATCGCAGCATCGGCACGGATGAGATCGATTCCTTACTCCAATCCATAGTCAAATCTAAAGACTTACATTTCAGATGGCTAAACACTCTCTCCATGTTAGAACATATCGGAGCAAGAAAGATACATACCACTCAAACCGGATCGCAAGTCTCCGAGATGGTCTTGCGTCATGCCTCGGAAGAAGCAAGGCACGCCTCCTTCTTCAAACGACTTGCCCTCAAGGTCTTACCGGAAGGCACCCAAGATTTTCAAAAAGGATCCTTGCTTGCAGGATATTCCGCAGTATCTTACTTTCAAAAACTGGATTCCTGTGTAGAGAGATCCCTTTCTAAAGAAAAGTTAGCGAAACGAACTCATTCCTTTCTTTGCTATTTATACGTTACGAAAATGATAGAAGAAAGAGCAGGGCTTGTCTACGAGCTGTATGACAAGATCTTGGATGAGAACCAAGCAGGGATCTCCATCAAGGGAATCATCAAGGAAGAAGAGGTCCATCTCGTCGAGATGGACAATGCTCTTTCTGAGCTGGACCCGGATTTCGAAGCAAGAACCTTGGAATTCAGAGGAAAGGAAGCAGAATTCTTCCATAAATATTTCCGCAATTTAGAGAAAGAAATCCTTAGAGTCGCATAGTATAATATTCGAATGTTAGAAAACGCCAGATCTACCAAATACAGAGTATTCCTTCTAACATTCCTATTGTTCATTCTGGGAGGAAGTTTCGCTCTTTCTTCTCAGACCTCTTCTAACAGAAAAGATGCGCCGATCGGGATCATCGCATATTGCCCGGCCCAATCCGAAAAGGAGAAGCCCTTCGATTTCGAAAGGACCTTGTCACTTTGGTACAAACGCTTTAAAGCTGAAAGAATACAAGAAGGAGGAGGAGCCATTCTTCTCGTTTCGGCTCCCTATCTGTCTAAAGATTCTCCCGAAATAGAAAGGATCAAGACTGCTTTAGGAGCGGAGATCGTATTTGCTGGATTCCATTCTGCAAAGGTTGAAAAAAAACAACCTGGCTCATCTAACACGAAGAAAGTAAAATCCTCTAAAAAGCAAACCAAGAAGATTCGATCTAAAAAACCCACGACAAAACCGGAACCCAAGGAAAGTCCCAAGGAAACTCCCGGCTCCGTAGTGTGGATCACCGAAATCCCGAATGCAAGCGGCCAGGCGCAGGAAACTCAAAAATCGGTTCCTTCTTCTGAAAAAACAAAAACGGATACTTCTGCGCAAGCTCCTTCGAAGGAAACATCCTCTCCGAAAAGCACAGAGACAGATCTAAAAAAGAAGAAGACAAACAAAGTAAAATCGACTTCTTCTATATCTTCTCAAAAAAAGGAAAAGAAAGGATCCAAGAAGAAGCTCCCTAAGCTTTCAAAAAAGGCGGATCCAATCATTCCTCCGGGACAGATCATAAGTAAGGAAGAAGGCGGACTCAATTTCGTATTCTATTCTCCCGCATTACAATCCCTTCAGTCCAAGGACAAGTCACCGGCTCCTTGGATAGAGGATTTCAAGACCCAATTCAATCGGATCTCCGAATTTCATAATTTCCATTTTCTACTGGCCCAAGACCCGACTCCGGATCTAAAAAACCAAGAGGGAAGGATCTCCTCTCAATTGGAAGAATGGAGAAAGGATCTTTTAGCAGAGCTTCCTTCCGTTGTGTTAGTTTCTTCTCCTCAATCTTTGCGTTTCTTTAACGGAGAATATAGCTTCGGTTGCGGAGCGACTGCGGATTCCTTGAAGATCAATATACTGCAATTATTCTTTAGAAATGGAAGATTGATCCGGATCAGCGAAGAAGTCCAAGACCTGAATTCCAAAGAATCGAATAAATCTTGGATCCTGGAATAACAGTAGATTGTAGGAGTTCCTACAAACCTTTCTCTTCCGTAATATTCGAGTTTCGAAACGAATTTACAGATTCCAAACTTCTCAAAAATTGACTCTATGAGCTTGAATTGCGGAATCGTAGGCCTACCGAACGTAGGAAAATCCACTATATTTAATGCGTTAACCAAGGCCGGTGCCGAAATGCAGAACTATCCTTTCTGTACGATAGAACCGAATACGGGTATCGTGGAAGTTCCGGATACAAGACTCGAAAGACTGGCTGAGATCTATAAACCCAATAAAACGATTCCTGCGATCATGGAATTCGTGGATATCGCCGGACTCGTAAAAGGGGCAAGCCAAGGAGAAGGTTTAGGAAATAAATTTCTCTCTCATATTAGGGAAGTGGACGCAATCTGCCATGTGGTCCGTGCCTTCGAAGACGACAATATCACTCACGTTCACGGTAAGATCAGCCCCGTAGATGACGCACAAGTAGTCACAATGGAATTAGTACTGGCAGATCTGGATTCTGCAGAAAAGCAGTACCAAAAAATTTCCAGGAACGCAAAAGGCGGAAATAAAGAAGCCCAGGAAGCGTATAACTTATTAGAAAAGATCATCAGCGTATTGAAAGAAGGAAAGCCAGCAAGACTTGCAGAGATCAAGCCGGAAGAACAAAAGCTAGTAAAGACATTCAATCTGATCACTGCTAAACCTGTACTGTACGTTGCAAATATCACAGACAAAGCAGCTACCGCAAAAGAAAATCCTTTGGTAGACGCAGTCCGCAAAATGGCAAAAGACGAAGGAGCGGAAGTAGTGACCCTCTGCGGAAAATTCGAAGAAGAGATCTCCGGTTTAAGCAGAGAAGAACAAACCGAATTCTTGGCAGAGATAGGTGAGACCAGAAGCGGATTAGACAGAATGATCCAAGCAGCCTACAAGCTCTTAGGCTTGGTCACATTCTTTACAGCGGGAGAACAAGAGGCTCGCGCTTGGACCACAGGAGTAGGAAGCACCGCACCGATTGCCGCTTCCGTCATTCATTCCGACTTCGAGAAGGCATTCATCCGAGCAGAAGTCATGAAATTCGAGGATCTGGATAGAACGGGGAACCCAACCAAAGTAAAAGAAGAAGGGAAACTCAGGATAGAAGGAAAAGAATATATTGTCCAGGACGGAGATGTGATCTATTTCCGAGTGAACGCCTAAGCCAAGATCTAATTCGCAGTCCTTCCCTGCAGATTTTCTTTTCGGTACGAATTCGGATTCGTACCTGTGATCTTCTTAAATTCCAAATAGAATGCGGATCTGGAACTGAACCCAGCTCTGGATCCGATTTCCGTAGTATTCTCATCCGGGAATTGTTTGAGTAATCCTTTCGCTTCTTCCACTCTATACTGATTAATAAGAGAAGGAAAGTTCGTCTTGAACTCGGTATTGATCAGCTCGGAAAGTTGGTGAATATTGATCCCGAGCTCCTTAGCCATATGCTCTTCTTTTAAGGACTTAGTAAGATAGATCTTCTCTTTTTCCAAAAGCGCCCCTATCTTCTTCACAAAATCGCTTATATCCAAGGAAGAAAGATGCGTCTTTCGAGAAGAGACTTCTTCTTCTCTTTTTCTTAGGATCTCTCTGGACAATAAGGATACGAATACAGTAAGCGCAGGAAGATAATACAAGACCCCATAGACTGCGATCCGATTGTATGGATAGAAGTCGAAATGGAAAATAGTCTTGTACAGATCTAAAAGCAGGAAGATCCCCCAAACGGTAATGAAGAACATTTCATAGATCGTATTGTTCCGGATAGAAGACACATGCGTCTTTCCGAAATAGAATAACATAAAACCGTAATTTAGAACTAGGACAAGAATGCGGTGATCGTACCAGAATTGGTAGAGTGGAATAAGAGGATAGAGAATTCCAGTAAAACAAACCAACCAGAAAAGCGGAGACTTATAGATGAGTCCATTACTCTCCTTATTCCAGGAAGCCATGTATAAAAAGAAGGCAACATGGGTAATTCCCAAAAATAGAAAGTAATTGTGACGGAATAGGTTATTTGCATTTCCTGCGATGGACGCAAATTCGATCCCATGCAAGAAATATAAAGTAGCTGCCACAGCGGTAAGATGCAACAGCAGGGTTAAGAAAAGTACCTTCTTATATCTGAAATAAAAGAAAACATTGAATCCGATAGCAAGAGCCAGCACGAAACCCACTGCCAAGAAAAGGACAGAACGAAGACGAACAATAAGCATATAATCGTCTTCCGACAAAAGCCTGATCGGATAATTAATATCCTCGTTAGAAAGCACGTATAGATAGAAGGTCCGTTCTTCCTTAGGCTCCAATCGAATATTGAAGTGAGGAAGGGGAGAGATAAATTCGCCCCAAAGAGGGTCCATATCGTAACCGGCAAACCCTGCCTCGTATTTTCCTTTGGAGTCCACGGAGCAAAGTTCTGCATCGGGTAAATTCAGCCAAAATAGAACGAGAGTCCTCAAAAGAGGATCCGTTCCGTCGTTCGCGAGCTTAAACCGAAGCCAATTTCCTGCAGAATTCCTCTTAACACGAAGAACGTTCCCAGCATTAAGATGCCATTCCAACTGGTTAAGGGAATTGATCGTCTCCGGCTTACAATGCTGGAACTGATACCCACGGTATCTATACTCGATCTTAGAACTAATATTCTCCGCTTGAGAAGCAGAAGAGAGGCGGATCGTATCGGGAACGGGGGCATTGGGAGCCGCAGAGATCCCAATGCTAGCGGAAAGGATCAGAAAGATGGATCCGAAGAGCATTTTTGGGAACGAAAAAGAAAGGAACCTGCGAAATTTATGCTGAAAATGCCCCATTTACTTTAATATCCCAGAGATATCGCCTCTTAGGAGGATACCAGGATTTTTTGTTCGAGTCACCCTCTTTTTTAAGCCAATCGAACCGAAATCAAAAACAGTACAAAGTTCTAAGTGAAAATCCTAATTTATGTTTTTAAATCTAAAATTATAATCTTGGAAATGAAAAGAATCCGGGTAAATTCCAGTCCTTAAAATTTAGAAATCTTAGACCTCAGTTTAGATTTTTATCAATTCTTTCCTATAAAATTTCTACTATTAGGCTCGCCAAAGAATCTCGAAACAGGCGAATTTTCGTTATTTATCCCTTAAGAATGATGACAGCTTGGCATAAGTCAATTAGGATTAAGCACCCTATGCTGAATTATTAGGCAGCTCTTAATATAACGTTTAGATTTTATAATTTTTTACAATCTACCGTATTTTTTAGTGTCCAATTTTATAAGTTTGGAAGGTCTTGTATTATATATTCCTTCTCGGATGAAGGGAATCGCTCTCGATCGGACTCCAAAGAAGAGAAAGACGGGCCTGAGGAAAGCCATCCGAGAATCTTAAAGGAGATTCTATGGATATTCATGCCGTTGTGGAGAACGTCCTTAACCCCCCAGTATTGTTTTTCTTCCTGGGAATGGGGGTAGTTCTTTTTAAATCAGATCTGGTAGTTCCGGATCAGATCGGAAAGTTCTTCTCCATGTTTCTTTTGTTCTCCATCGGGTTCAAAGGTGGACACGAGCTTTTCAAAACTCCATTCAGCGAAGAGCACCTTTACGTTCTCTTAGGCTGTATGTTTATGGCGATGTTGGTTCCTGTCTATGCGTACTTCGTACTCAAGATCAAACTCGATCGTCCAAACGCTGCCGCTCTTGCCGGATCCTTCGGTTCCATCAGCGCGGTTACTTTCGTTACTGCAGGAGCCTTCCTTCATAACGTTGGCCAAGAATTCGGTGGATTCATCGTTGCCGGTATGGCACTTATGGAATCGCCAGCTATTGTTGTAGCGGTTATTTTGGACAGGATCGGTCGCACTAAGGCTGAAAGCACTGGCAGTGGCAAGGGTTTCTCTTGGAAGCATTTGCTTCATGAAGCATTCTTCGGATATTCCATCTACTTGTTATTAGGCTCTTTGATCGTAGGTTACTTCACCGGTGAATCCGGATGGAAGAAAGAATCTCCTTTCTCCGAGAACCTTTTCCAAGGGATCTTGACCCTGTTCCTTTTGGACATGGGTATTTCCGCTGCGAAACGCTTCAAAGAATTGAAGAGCGTTGGTTCCTTCTTGATCTTTGCCGCTCTTTTCTTGATGGCAGTTAACGCTACCTTAGGATTAGTTTTGGTGAAAATCATCGGAATGCCGCTCGGCGACGCGTTCATGTTCGTAGTTCTTTGCGCTTCCGCTTCTTACATTGCGGTCCCTGCTGCAATGAAAGGTTCCATTCCTGAAGCGAACCCAAGTATCTATCTCACTGTAGCTCTATCGATCGTATTCCCGATCAACATCATTGCGGGAATCCCTCTTTACTACTACTTAGTGAAAACAGTTCTCGGAGTGTAATCCGCTCCTTTCAAAGTTAGATTAAACCTACTTTGAAAAAACAGCAAGGTCTGTCCGACTTCAATTGGAGGTCGGATGGACATTTTTGTAAAAAATGAAACGCCATCGCCTGCGTTAGGCGATCCCCAAAATATGACCGGATCAACAAACCCGGTTTAAATGAAACTGGAGGAAGAAGAATATGAAAGTTCTCGACTTGATAAAGAATAGAACCATCGAGCCGACGAAATCTTCTCTTAAGTGGATTTCCTTTTTCGGTATGATCTACCTGATTCCCTCTTTAGGAATTTTCGGACAGGATAAACCGGCGGCACCAGCACCGGCCCCTACAGCCGGAACAGTTGCAACTCCTGCAGCTACTCCCGCTCCTGCTGCTCCGACCCCGGAAGAGGAAGAGGAGAACAAATATGTTTCTCCTTTGAAAGCCAATGGCTTAACCCCCGACTATAACAGATCCATGTTGATTGAGCCGGAGTTATCTAGAAAGGTGACTACTCGCAAAAAAGCATGGTTAAATGACTGGGTCCGCGTGGGCGCTTATATCCGTCCCCGCTTCGAAGATAGAGAAAACCTCGCTTTCGACAAAGCGAACAAGGGCGATATCTCTCGTATCATGCAGACCTCTCAATTGTTCTTCATTATAGATCCAAGTCCTTATTTCTCTATGAAAGTAAATATCCAGGACGCAAGAGTGTGGGGTGGTGAAACTCCAGCTTCTCCTGGGGACGTTCGTGCGAACACTTTTGCCGGTACCGCGACTACGGTGACTGCGGGACAAAGTTCCATTAACCCTGCAGGCTTGACCACTCTTCGTGAAGGATGGTTCATGCTGAAGAAACTTCCTTTGGATGCAAAATTGCAAATCGGTCGCCAGATCCTCTCTTACGGGGACCAAAGGATGATCGGCGGAGCGAACTGGACCATCAACGGTCTGTCTTATGACGGAGCTCGTTTGATGTTTGACCACGATACGTTCAATATCCATTTGCTTGGTTACAAATTGGTAGGGAACCAAAGTGGTCCGAACGGAGTTCTTTCTGCGAACGCTCCTGTAGGAACTAGCGTAGGACAACCTGACAAGTACTTAGTGGGAACTTATAACACCATCAAACCTGCGAAAGATTGGTTCTTGATCGATGTGTATTCCTTGGGTATTTTGACTCACAAGACCCCTATGTCTAATACTCCTCCAAGCCCTACTACAGCTGCATTTGCGAACGGAGCGGATAATACTCCAAACGCTTGGAATAAACAGCAAGACAACTTGATCACTACAGGTTTCCGGATCACAAACCGTACTGCAGGAAATAACCTTCCGAAAGAGGGGCCTTGGGGCGGATGGGATTGGACCTTGGAAGCCGCTTGGCAATCCGGTTCTACAGGAACCAGAGTGGATAACCTAGTAGGTGGACAAGATATTACTACTTCCGCTACGATTGACGGAACTACGTATACTCAGAGTATTGCTGGAACTAAAAACCAAAAATACACCGGTCAATTCTATGTTTTCCAAACTGGTTATACCTTCGCGCAAAAACTTCGTTTAGGAGTTCAGTGGCAATATGCTTCCGGTGATGGGAATCGCCAAGATGGAAGCAATGGAACCTTCCAAACTCTGACCAATCCTCGATTCGGAGTAATCCCTTACTTCAATAACGTCGCGGGTCTTTCCGAGAATATCGATACCAAGAACTTGAGAAGTTTCACTGTGAACGCTTCCTATAAAACGGACTCTTTCGGAACCTTCTACTTCTCCTATTTTATCAACAATAAAGCAATGGTGCAAGACTCCTGGTATGCGATCAATGGAACGAGCAGTGCAACCGGCAACGTGAGTACTGAAGCAAATAACGGTTCTACTACCCATTATCTAGCTAAGTTGGGAAGAAATATCTACAACGAGTTCGATATAGGTTGGAACTATACGATAAACGACTATTGCTCTCTGTGGCTCGGAGCAGGATTCTTAACTGCGGGAGATGCCGTTAAGAATGCAAGAAATGCGCTTTATACCTATTCGGTTAACAATACAACTGGAGCAGTTACTTTGACTCCTACTGCAGTATTGAATAATATAAGCGCACCGTCCGTCTACGGTCCTGCGGGAGCAGCGTCTCAGGCCAGAATGTTCTATCTGCAAGTTAACGCTGTATTCTAAGAATATTCGAGGAGATATATGACGATACTCGCTCACCTCGCGATCGCAGCCTCCCTGATATTGCCCTTCCTGATCGGAAGGGTATTGGGGTTGGATTTTTTGGGAAGCGATAGTCCTCTTTTGATCGGCTTGAGTTTGCAAGCCGGTCTGGGAGCGTTTATCGCGCTTTATGTTAACGGGTATGAGAAGGAGAGAAAGGCTCTCGTTCTACTCGGTTATGCCTTCTTCTTCCTAAGTACGGGACTTTGTTATCTCGTAGGCAAGAGTTTGTGGCTCATCCTGTTCTGGGAATTGTCCACGATCAGCGCATTCTTGTTGTATGTAGGAGGAAAATGGAACGACGCATCTATCCGTAGCTTCGTGGCCTTGGTTGCTGCAGGCGGGATCGGTGCCTTTTGTTTTACTTTCTGGATCTTTGCAAGCAATCCTCATGCGGGTCTTTTCTTCTTGATCTTAGGACTTCTCATCAAGTCCGCATTCTTCGGAGTGCATTATTGGTTGCCGGAAGCGCATGCGGGAGCGCCTGCTCATGCCTCTGCCGCTTACTCCGGTTTACTCGTGAACCTTCCTTTGGTTTTATTCTCTAAGTTTGCGGTTCCCTTA
Proteins encoded:
- a CDS encoding UbiX family flavin prenyltransferase — its product is MRLVVAMAGASGSIYAARFLKALMEIPGETWFVPSPASIRVFKEEFSTKVETGDQVLDFIREKWKPKQVHKFHFRKYEDIGCDIASGSNIWDGMVVVPCSMKTIASIRTGITENLIERAADVTLKERRRLILVPRETPYNRIHLENMLSLHDAGAIIAPASPGFYQMPNSLEDLGDFMATRIFRLLGKEIDLYPRWLAEPNTD
- the ychF gene encoding redox-regulated ATPase YchF, which produces MSLNCGIVGLPNVGKSTIFNALTKAGAEMQNYPFCTIEPNTGIVEVPDTRLERLAEIYKPNKTIPAIMEFVDIAGLVKGASQGEGLGNKFLSHIREVDAICHVVRAFEDDNITHVHGKISPVDDAQVVTMELVLADLDSAEKQYQKISRNAKGGNKEAQEAYNLLEKIISVLKEGKPARLAEIKPEEQKLVKTFNLITAKPVLYVANITDKAATAKENPLVDAVRKMAKDEGAEVVTLCGKFEEEISGLSREEQTEFLAEIGETRSGLDRMIQAAYKLLGLVTFFTAGEQEARAWTTGVGSTAPIAASVIHSDFEKAFIRAEVMKFEDLDRTGNPTKVKEEGKLRIEGKEYIVQDGDVIYFRVNA
- a CDS encoding LIC11612 family fibronectin-binding protein, translated to MLENARSTKYRVFLLTFLLFILGGSFALSSQTSSNRKDAPIGIIAYCPAQSEKEKPFDFERTLSLWYKRFKAERIQEGGGAILLVSAPYLSKDSPEIERIKTALGAEIVFAGFHSAKVEKKQPGSSNTKKVKSSKKQTKKIRSKKPTTKPEPKESPKETPGSVVWITEIPNASGQAQETQKSVPSSEKTKTDTSAQAPSKETSSPKSTETDLKKKKTNKVKSTSSISSQKKEKKGSKKKLPKLSKKADPIIPPGQIISKEEGGLNFVFYSPALQSLQSKDKSPAPWIEDFKTQFNRISEFHNFHFLLAQDPTPDLKNQEGRISSQLEEWRKDLLAELPSVVLVSSPQSLRFFNGEYSFGCGATADSLKINILQLFFRNGRLIRISEEVQDLNSKESNKSWILE
- a CDS encoding UbiA-like polyprenyltransferase; the encoded protein is MASSTLAAFAKYGRFIKFSHTLFALPFAGIAFVLAVLQKPSLPLSVLGLKLFWILICMVGARSAAMGFNRWADKRFDAKNPRTANREIPSGQISDLMAGIFIVGSSLLFFLGSWFLNDLSFYLSFPTLFLLFTYSYTKRFTFLCHFYLGVTIGLAPLATWIAIREEFSWMAGLWTLGLAFNLAGFDILYALQDREFDRKEGLHSVPAHFGEKISIIISRISHILSAVLLGLAAWYAGLHGIFWAFWLLIVAFLTWEQSIAYKSKDGNFPPLFYQIHSWISIVIFLGILLEKGQDLIQLLRQGSI
- a CDS encoding Mrp/NBP35 family ATP-binding protein, translated to MAGKIQPIDIQRELTKIKHPELKKDIVSLGMIGSLEIGEEETNILVKTPSQDRRVQIGLEAQIRQTLSKKEGVGKIKIKFEVDPKMTLDDSNKILGVKKVIAIGSGKGGVGKSTVTVNLAAAAAALGYKVGVLDADIYGPSIGKMFGVNGKVALKAEEDKIYPLEKDGLKIISFSFLIEEKQPVVWRGPMLGKAVEQFLYDIVWGELDFLFIDLPPGTGDVQLSLAQLIDLDGAVLVTTPQSVALLDANRAASMFQQVKVPILGVVENMSEFVCPNCGHASAIFSKGGGQKLADSSDTRFLGGVPLTMDVMSAGESGKPLVFQEPDGIIAKSYKNILQNLAEEIKKWE
- a CDS encoding metallophosphoesterase family protein, with protein sequence MKLVHISDLHFPVPLPFSSLKGKMIPGYLNYTFRRRKKYPISLWHAIVRKIEEVHPDAVVISGDITNVSHIREYNRSLEILKPVLNEKTFMIPGNHDRYTKQATYGKELPYYEKFFSTWMGEEVTEPRGYLRAKKIGNLALVGWDSNMPLSVLNAYGYVSEEVVHSTLEYLEREKIDHYFLICHHPIWNPPERQESPGHRMRNREKIATLLKKRPPIAYLHGHVHTNWVKAPGPDKPFYVVNSASSTRIADPKHESGFHILDWNGKELDIQRFTFSLEKGEFILANTILYEEEKETDGR